From Panicum hallii strain FIL2 chromosome 2, PHallii_v3.1, whole genome shotgun sequence, a single genomic window includes:
- the LOC112879460 gene encoding leucine-rich repeat receptor-like serine/threonine-protein kinase BAM1: MPTRLHYLLLPLLAAAAAVPAAADADADALLAAKAVLADPAGALASWTANATAVAAPCAWAGVTCNARSAVIGLDLSGRNLSGPVPASLSRLAHLARLDLAANALSGPIPAPLARLRSLTHLNLSNNVLNGTFPPPLARLRALRVLDLYNNNLTGPLPLEVAALPLLRHLHLGGNFFSGEIPPEYGRWGRLQYLAVSGNELSGKIPPELGNLTSLKELYIGYFNSYSGGIPPELGNMTELVRLDAANCGLSGEIPPELGNLANLDTLFLQVNGLAGGIPPELGRLKSLSSLDLSNNALTGEIPATFAALKNLTLLNLFRNKLRGSIPELVGDLPSLEVLQLWENNFTGGIPRRLGRNGRLQLVDLSSNKLTGTLPPDLCAGGKLETLIALGNFLFGSIPESLGKCEALARIRLGENYLNGSIPKGLFELPNLSQVELQDNLLSGGFPAVAGTGASNLGAITLSNNQLTGALPASIGNFSGLQKLLLDQNAFTGAIPPEIGRLQQLSKADLSGNALDGGVPPEIGKCRLLTYLDLSRNNLSGEIPPAISGMRILNYLNLSRNHLDGEIPATIAAMQSLTAVDFSYNSLSGLVPATGQFSYFNATSFVGNPGLCGPYLGPCHSGGAGTDHGAHTHGGMSNTFKLLIVLGLLGCSIAFAAMAIWKARSLKKASEARAWRLTAFQRLDFTCDDVLDSLKEENIIGKGGAGIVYKGTMPDGEHVAVKRLSAMSRGSSHDHGFSAEIQTLGRIRHRYIVRLLGFCSNNETNLLVYEYMPNGSLGELLHGKKGGHLHWDTRYKIAVEAAKGLSYLHHDCSPPILHRDVKSNNILLDSDFEAHVADFGLAKFLQDSGTSQCMSAIAGSYGYIAPEYAYTLKVDEKSDVYSFGVVLLELVTGKKPVGEFGDGVDIVQWVKTMTDSNKEQVIKIMDPRLSTVPVHEVMHVFYVALLCVEEQSVQRPTMREVVQMLSELPKPTMRKGEGDELPSGDDGAAPDPPVSSGSVEALNDEAKEQQQQQPSLQSSPTRDLISI; the protein is encoded by the exons ATGCCGACGCGCCTCCACTACCTCCTGctccccctcctcgccgccgccgctgccgtgccggcggcggcggacgcggaCGCGGACGCGCTGCTGGCGGCGAAGGCGGTGCTCGCGGACCCGGCCGGCGCGCTCGCGTCCTGGACGGCGAACGCCACCGCGGTCGCCGCCCCGTGCGCGTGGGCCGGCGTGACGTGCAACGCGCGCTCGGCGGTCATCGGGCTCGACCTCTCCGGCCGCAACCTCTCGGGCCCCGTCCCGGCGTCGCTCTCCCGCCTGGCGCACCTCGCGCGGCTCGACCTCGCCGCGAACGCGCTCTCGGGCCCCATCCCGGCGCCGCTGGCCCGGCTCCGGTCCCTTACCCACCTCAACCTCTCCAACAACGTGCTCAACGGCACcttcccgccgccgctggcgcgcctgcgcgcgctccgGGTGCTCGACCTCTACAACAACAACCTCACCGGCCCGCTCCCGCTCGAGGTCGCGGCGCTGCCGCTGCTGCGCCACCTCCACCTCGGCGGCAACTTCTTCTCCGGCGAGATCCCGCCCGAGTACGGCCGCTGGGGCAGGCTGCAGTACCTCGCCGTCTCCGGGAACGAGCTGTCCGGGAAGATCCCGCCGGAGCTCGGCAACCTCACCAGCCTCAAGGAGCTCTACATTGGCTACTTCAACAGCTACTCCGGGGGGATACCGCCGGAGCTCGGCAACATGACGGAGCTCGTCCGCCTGGACGCGGCGAACTGCGGGCTCTCCGGGGAGATTCCGCCGGAGCTCGGGAACCTCGCGAACCTCGACACGCTGTTCTTGCAGGTGAACGGGCTGGCCGGCGGCATCCCGCCGGAGCTCGGCCGGCTCAAGAGCCTCAGCTCGCTCGACCTGTCCAACAACGCGCTCACCGGCGAGATTCCGGCCACCTTCGCGGCGCTCAAGAACCTCACTCTGCTCAACCTCTTCCGGAACAAGCTCAGGGGGAGCATCCCCGAGCTCGTCGGCGACCTACCCAGCCTCGAGGTGCTGCAGCTCTGGGAGAACAACTTCACCGGCGGCATCccgcgccgcctcggccgcaATGGCCGGCTCCAGCTCGTCGACCTCTCGTCCAACAAGCTCACCGGCACCCTCCCGCCGGACCTCTGCGCCGGAGGCAAGCTGGAGACGCTCATCGCGCTCGGCAACTTTCTCTTCGGCTCAATCCCGGAATCGCTGGGGAAATGCGAGGCGCTCGCCCGCATCCGCCTCGGCGAGAACTACCTCAACGGCTCCATCCCCAAAGGACTCTTCGAGCTCCCGAATCTGTCGCAGGTCGAGCTGCAGGACAACCTCCTGTCCGGTGGCTTCCCGGCGGTGGCGGGCACCGGCGCGTCCAATCTTGGAGCCATCACTCTCTCCAATAACCAGCTCACCGGCGCGCTGCCGGCGTCCATTGGGAATTTCTCTGGTTTGCAAAAATTGCTTCTTGACCAGAACGCGTTCACCGGCGCCATACCGCCGGAGATTGGGCGCCTGCAGCAGCTGTCCAAGGCTGACCTGAGCGGCAACGCGCTTGACGGCGGCGTGCCGCCGGAGATTGGGAAATGCCGGCTGCTCACCTACCTGGACCTCAGCCGGAACAACCTGTCTGGGGAGataccgccggccatctccggGATGCGGATACTCAACTACCTGAACCTGTCCCGGAACCACCTCGATGGAGAGATACCGGCAACCATTGCTGCGATGCAGAGCCTCACGGCAGTGGACTTCTCGTACAACAGCCTGTCTGGGCTCGTGCCGGCCACCGGGCAGTTCAGTTACTTCAATGCCACCTCCTTCGTCGGCAACCCGGGCTTGTGCGGGCCGTACCTTGGACCATGCCATTCCGGTGGTGCTGGCACGGACCATGGCGCACACACCCATGGTGGCATGTCCAATACCTTCAAGTTGCTCATCGTCCTCGGCTTGCTGGGCTGCTCCATTGCGTTTGCTGCCATGGCAATCTGGAAGGCCCGGTCACTGAAGAAGGCCAGTGAGGCGCGGGCATGGCGGCTCACTGCGTTCCAGCGTCTCGACTTCACCTGCGACGATGTGCTTGATAGTTTGAAGGAGGAGAATATCATCGGCAAAGGCGGAGCTGGGATTGTGTACAAGGGGACAATGCCAGATGGCGAGCATGTTGCAGTGAAGCGGCTCTCGGCAATGAGCCGCGGATCCTCACATGACCATGGGTTCTCTGCAGAGATACAGACACTTGGGAGGATCCGGCACCGGTACATCGTGAGATTGCTTGGCTTCTGCTCGAACAATGAGACGAATCTCCTGGTGTATGAGTACATGCCCAATGGGAGCCTGGGGGAGCTACTCCATGGCAAGAAAGGTGGCCACCTCCACTGGGACACTCGGTATAAGATTGCTGTGGAGGCTGCCAAGGGTCTCAGCTACCTACACCATGATTGCTCGCCACCGATCCTACATCGTGATGTGAAATCGAACAACATTCTGCTTGACTCCGATTTTGAAGCGCATGTCGCTGATTTTGGGCTGGCCAAGTTCTTGCAGGATTCAGGCACATCACAATGTATGTCTGCCATTGCTGGATCCTATGGCTATATTGCTCCAG AGTATGCTTATACCCTCAAGGTCGATGAGAAGAGCGATGTCTACAGCTTTGGCGTTGTGCTTCTTGAGTTGGTAACTGGAAAGAAGCCGGTAGGGGAGTTTGGTGACGGTGTGGACATAGTCCAGTGGGTCAAGACGATGACGGACTCGAACAAGGAGCAGGTGATCAAGATTATGGACCCGAGGCTTTCAACTGTGCCAGTGCATGAGGTCATGCATGTCTTCTATGTCGCGCTGCTTTGTGTCGAGGAGCAGAGCGTGCAGCGGCCTACGATGCGGGAGGTGGTGCAGATGCTCAGTGAGCTTCCCAAGCCGACTATGAGGAAGGGAGAAGGAGATGAGCTTCCTAGTGGCGATGATGGTGCCGCGCCTGATCCTCCAGTGTCGTCTGGATCTGTTGAAGCACTGAATGATGAAGCCaaagagcagcagcagcaacaaccgaGCTTGCAATCGTCCCCAACTCGAGATCTCATCAGTATCTGA
- the LOC112880022 gene encoding uncharacterized protein LOC112880022 yields the protein MEGYRYIFHGEKELASLLPPTTPECRLELNEVTRSGFNTLLKRGKVTVKYTTIDSVWRWIETQGVYTKEAMDTMKDVALSFTLFKLLKRRLCGYRIGEAGLAKTLDFVLRGLIFEEGNYARAFGVVEMELAFLYDFLYTGFDAKSGDYKGLAFYFVVTVAAWNGISRAFRRHYHRSNLEQSVPGTDVTRWVTIVLLTVVLALSCSPGGRDTRWLVVHQLQLMDDPIYGLERAMGSWKHDLPRVKREAKKSWQRALGQYSLLLNFDYRPRNVLPLLSRGLVDATRQGHKAGEKVVLSDEVIVRVLSGFKESNGELGDGRSALARNQQQLGSHELSWACTMPAHIDKILVWHIGTTIAMDGHPVPTTGDQRVAKTLSDYCAYLVAFVPDMLPGHGYDTQRVLDGVVVDARESLAGCDTVSSRCEKLMMMGLLPSNSTCTVLEMGGRLGRELRDVVPEARRWKLLADFWAEFVLFLAPSDNAEIHAEKLAAGGEFMTHLWALLTHAGILEQPPVTPPV from the coding sequence ATGGAAGGGTACAGGTACATATTCCACGGTGAGAAAGAGCTAGCCTCCCTGCTTCCCCCAACCACACCTGAATGCAGACTCGAGTTAAACGAGGTGACACGGTCAGGGTTCAACACTTTGTTGAAAAGAGGGAAGGTGACCGTAAAGTACACCACCATTGATTCAGTGTGGCGATGGATCGAGACCCAGGGCGTCTACACCAAGGAAGCCATGGACACGATGAAAGATGTCGCGCTCTCCTTCACACTGTTCAAGTTGCTGAAGCGGAGATTGTGTGGATACCGGATTGGCGAGGCTGGCCTCGCCAAGACTCTGGATTTCGTTCTCAGGGGGCTCATCTTTGAAGAAGGTAACTATGCTCGTGCTTTCGGGGTTGTGGAGATGGAGTTGGCGTTCCTGTATGATTTCCTCTACACAGGCTTCGATGCCAAGTCAGGAGACTACAAGGGCTTGGCCTTCTACTTTGTGGTAACTGTTGCTGCTTGGAATGGCATCTCCCGAGCATTCAGGAGGCACTACCATCGCAGTAACTTGGAGCAGAGTGTCCCTGGGACAGATGTTACTCGCTGGGTGACCATCGTGCTGCTCACCGTCGTGTTGGCGCTGTCCTGCTCGCCGGGCGGCCGGGACACCAGGTGGCTCGTCGTGCACCAGCTCCAGCTCATGGATGACCCCATTTATGGGTTGGAACGAGCCATGGGGTCATGGAAGCATGATCTTCCTAGAGTAAAACGCGAAGCAAAAAAATCCTGGCAGAGAGCACTTGGGCAGTACTCCCTGTTACTCAACTTCGACTACCGCCCAAGGAACGTGCTGCCTCTTCTGTCACGGGGCTTGGTCGACGCAACAAGACAGGGACACAAGGCTGGGGAGAAGGTCGTGCTGTCAGATGAAGTCATCGTGCGCGTCCTTTCTGGGTTCAAGGAGAGCAACGGGGAGCTAGGAGATGGGCGGTCGGCTCTAGCCAGAAACCAGCAGCAGCTTGGAAGCCACGAATTGTCATGGGCCTGCACCATGCCCGCACACATAGACAAGATCCTCGTGTGGCACATCGGGACGACCATCGCCATGGATGGGCACCCGGTTCCCACAACCGGCGACCAGCGCGTTGCCAAGACCCTGTCGGACTACTGCGCCTACCTGGTAGCTTTCGTTCCGGACATGCTGCCCGGCCATGGCTACGACACCCAGCGCGTCCTCGACGGCGTGGTCGTGGATGCTCGGGAAAGCCTCGCCGGGTGCGACACGGTgagcagcaggtgcgagaagcTGATGATGATGGGGCTCCTGCCGAGCAACAGCACATGCACAGTCCTAGAGATGGGGGGCAGGCTTGGGAGAGAGCTCAGGGACGTGGTCCCAGAGGCGCGGAGGTGGAAGCTGCTCGCTGACTTCTGGGCCGAGTTCGTGCTCTTCCTCGCGCCGTCAGACAACGCCGAGATCCACGCCGAgaagctcgccgccggtggggagTTCATGACCCATCTCTGGGCACTGCTCACACATGCCGGCATTCTGGAGCAACCCCCTGTGACCCCTCCTGTTTAA